In Quercus lobata isolate SW786 chromosome 12, ValleyOak3.0 Primary Assembly, whole genome shotgun sequence, a genomic segment contains:
- the LOC115971859 gene encoding EID1-like F-box protein 3, translating into MSANANTRLRPSRGSESDESGIINERVLVLIFESIKWDIHTLCSTSSVNRKLRAIANRLLWRELCVHRAPRMVSTLASGSTNNRIGGGWHALAKLLFFCCGSESTRNFKLSRDLPGHFVKASRFSKTSGRSFLSKKCRGDLLYVSDPCEHPNPSGGGKEDDLGVYRGVFKGFLKSRTRACLIGRQVELEEKVRCPYCGAPVWSMTSARLVPKSAARRLGSHHGGLEYFVCVNGHLHGSCWLVPLSSDEDEDEDDLDLDLDDDVDGDDEDETGAHEVDHMVVSGSASSREEY; encoded by the coding sequence ATGAGTGCCAACGCTAACACGCGACTCCGACCGAGTCGAGGCTCCGAGTCGGACGAGTCAGGCATTATCAACGAGCGAGTGCTGGTTTTGATCTTCGAGTCGATCAAATGGGACATACATACTCTGTGTTCGACTTCCTCAGTGAACCGGAAGCTACGGGCCATAGCGAACCGGCTTCTCTGGCGCGAGCTCTGCGTTCATCGCGCTCCGAGAATGGTATCCACATTGGCCAGCGGGTCGACCAACAACCGGATCGGCGGTGGATGGCACGCGCTGGCGAAGCTCCTTTTCTTCTGCTGCGGGAGCGAGTCGACTCGGAATTTCAAGCTGAGTCGGGACTTGCCGGGTCACTTCGTGAAGGCCTCGCGGTTTTCGAAAACTTCGGGTCGGAGTTTTCTGAGCAAGAAATGCCGGGGCGATTTGTTGTACGTTAGTGACCCGTGTGAGCACCCGAACCCGAGTGGCGGTGGCAAGGAAGATGATTTGGGGGTTTATAGAGGGGTGTTTAAGGGATTCTTGAAATCGAGGACGAGAGCGTGTTTGATCGGACGGCAGGTAGAGCTCGAGGAAAAGGTGAGGTGTCCTTATTGTGGGGCCCCAGTGTGGAGCATGACTTCGGCTCGGCTTGTTCCCAAAAGTGCGGCTCGGCGGCTCGGCTCACATCACGGTGGATTGGAGTACTTTGTCTGTGTTAATGGGCATTTGCATGGTTCGTGCTGGCTCGTCCCTCTGTCGTccgatgaggatgaggatgaggatgatcttgatcttgatcttgatgatGACGTGGACGGTGACGATGAGGATGAAACTGGGGCCCATGAGGTTGATCACATGGTGGTTAGTGGGAGTGCGAGTTCACGAGAGGAATATTAA